One window of the Methanolacinia paynteri genome contains the following:
- the thiD gene encoding bifunctional hydroxymethylpyrimidine kinase/phosphomethylpyrimidine kinase has product MNKVHAGSPCACSIGGSDSGGGAGIQADIKTFSSLGVWGLTVIAAVTAQNPKKVLAYWPLPEDAVRMQIEAVVEEYDVKYFKTGMLANGGIIKTVSESLPNDAALVLDPVMISTSGSPLLDKNSVSALTELLIPRSYLLTPNLNEAAYITGMDSVKTKEEIEKAGRIMLDLGAKAVLVKGGHGEGDYATDILVTDSGLTEFRGRRYPFEVHGTGCCMSAAITSFLASGLKLEEACAKAKIFIETAINQGFSGKSNIMSVNPSFETGNYNNKY; this is encoded by the coding sequence ATGAACAAAGTGCACGCGGGATCTCCATGCGCCTGCTCAATCGGCGGGTCGGATTCCGGGGGCGGAGCGGGAATCCAGGCCGACATCAAGACATTCAGCTCTCTCGGCGTCTGGGGCCTGACGGTTATAGCCGCAGTAACGGCACAGAACCCTAAGAAAGTTTTGGCATACTGGCCCCTCCCGGAAGATGCCGTCAGGATGCAGATCGAAGCGGTCGTTGAAGAGTACGATGTTAAATATTTCAAGACCGGGATGCTTGCAAACGGCGGCATAATAAAAACTGTCTCCGAATCGCTTCCAAATGACGCTGCACTCGTCCTGGACCCGGTCATGATATCAACAAGCGGATCACCGCTTTTGGATAAAAATAGCGTATCTGCACTCACGGAACTCCTCATACCCAGGTCATACCTCCTGACCCCGAATCTTAACGAAGCCGCTTATATTACAGGTATGGACTCGGTAAAAACAAAAGAAGAGATTGAAAAAGCCGGACGGATTATGCTTGACCTCGGGGCAAAGGCGGTTCTCGTCAAAGGCGGCCACGGGGAAGGTGATTATGCAACAGACATCCTCGTCACAGATTCGGGACTGACCGAGTTCAGGGGAAGAAGATATCCTTTTGAAGTTCACGGAACCGGGTGCTGCATGTCAGCCGCGATAACATCTTTCCTTGCATCAGGCTTAAAACTTGAAGAAGCCTGTGCAAAGGCTAAAATATTTATTGAAACTGCGATAAATCAGGGATTTTCAGGAAAGAGCAATATTATGAGCGTGAATCCTTCATTCGAAACAGGAAATTATAATAATAAATATTAA